One Fibrobacter sp. UWB16 DNA window includes the following coding sequences:
- a CDS encoding MarR family winged helix-turn-helix transcriptional regulator has protein sequence MICPQLKLENQLCFPLYAVSKEITRRYAPFLEPLDLTYTQYIVMLVLWEEKKCNVTELGQKLYLDSGTLTPLLKKLESKGYITRTREASDERCLSVSLTDEGEKLQHKAASVPKSMASCVNLSEDEAKSLYCTLYKILESLRKDA, from the coding sequence ATGATTTGTCCTCAACTAAAACTTGAAAATCAACTATGCTTTCCGTTGTATGCAGTATCCAAGGAAATCACGCGTCGTTACGCGCCATTCCTGGAGCCGCTCGACCTCACCTACACGCAGTACATCGTGATGCTCGTGCTGTGGGAAGAGAAAAAGTGCAACGTCACTGAACTCGGACAAAAGCTCTACCTCGATTCGGGAACGCTCACACCGCTCCTGAAAAAGCTCGAGAGCAAAGGCTACATCACGCGAACCCGCGAAGCAAGTGATGAGCGTTGCCTTTCTGTAAGCCTGACCGATGAAGGTGAAAAGTTGCAGCACAAAGCAGCGAGCGTTCCTAAGTCCATGGCAAGTTGTGTAAATTTGTCAGAAGACGAAGCAAAGTCGCTTTACTGCACGCTTTACAAAATCTTGGAAAGCCTTAGGAAAGACGCATGA
- a CDS encoding low molecular weight protein-tyrosine-phosphatase: MIKILFVCHGNICRSPMAEFVMKKLVRDISSSAKQVTTNTALTAADFEIASAATSTEEIGNPVYPPARRMLASHGIDCSGKTARQMTIADYNHYDYIVLMDQNNLRNLRWILPRDIYERELAQHQEAREPAQKQDARDSRAHKVSLLMDWAGKNCDVADPWYTGDFDTTWQDVNEGCTALLQHILKNS, encoded by the coding sequence ATGATAAAAATCTTGTTCGTATGTCACGGGAACATTTGCCGTAGCCCGATGGCAGAATTTGTAATGAAAAAGTTGGTACGCGACATTAGTTCGTCCGCAAAACAAGTCACGACGAACACAGCGTTAACCGCCGCAGACTTCGAGATAGCATCTGCAGCGACAAGCACCGAAGAAATCGGAAATCCGGTGTACCCGCCCGCAAGACGCATGCTCGCCAGTCATGGCATCGACTGCAGCGGGAAAACGGCACGCCAGATGACCATCGCCGACTACAATCATTACGACTACATCGTGCTCATGGATCAAAATAACCTGCGGAATCTCCGTTGGATTTTACCCCGTGACATTTACGAACGAGAACTCGCACAGCATCAAGAAGCCCGAGAACCTGCACAGAAACAAGATGCGCGTGATTCCCGAGCTCACAAAGTTTCACTCCTCATGGATTGGGCGGGCAAAAACTGCGACGTTGCAGATCCCTGGTACACAGGCGATTTCGACACCACCTGGCAAGACGTCAACGAAGGCTGTACCGCCTTGCTACAGCACATTTTGAAAAATTCATAG
- a CDS encoding cellulase family glycosylhydrolase, protein MKNKFLFLFLAVSASQAAVNLGVSLGDSIKPVTHVATGSLYGLTESLPSNIERDVAPLKPNVFLSPARSGNGRQQPIGGAFLVAPRVESIGAKIQIRLADVLPGWPYKFQNMDHWKNEVKSVINDKLKSNNKNFDGYEIWNEPNDTWKSNIDFNSGLWKQTYDLIRQMDPGAKIIGPSYSFYHASQMEAFIKYCAQNNCLPDVVSWHQWGSGGFVGAVETYRALEKKYNVTPRPLSINEYSSTEHSEEGCPGLSVPFIAKFERHGVESAMISWWFVPLPGRLGSLLTKDNERGGGWWLYKWYGDMSGYMAKVTPPNDKSDGVDGFAALDKKKGFASIVLGGNTKGDVNVNISGIPAEFGSQVNVSVEYVVWENKDKAVPSTTTVSNKDYDVSGGKITVPVNITNTKYGYRVYITPIIPQAPYKDTAMEIPGKVEVENYDVGGSGKAYLDLDDDNKGGEYREDAVDIVKAGNGYAVGYTQEGEWLEYTVKVAEKEDYAVSVRYATSSENTGMKLYVDGKVALDNVAFPQGADWETYSTVAAGKVSLSAGEHVLKLEIVGNYVNIDWLNFESEKTIAIGKPAMHAVLHEASYDVFDMQGRLVAKLKAFGSESLRSKISATVKRPGTYIAKPQTGGKMLRISVK, encoded by the coding sequence ATGAAAAACAAATTTCTCTTTTTATTTTTGGCGGTTTCTGCTTCTCAGGCCGCGGTGAATCTGGGTGTAAGTCTTGGCGATAGCATCAAGCCGGTGACGCATGTGGCGACGGGCTCGCTTTATGGCCTTACTGAGAGTCTTCCGAGCAATATCGAGCGTGATGTCGCCCCACTCAAGCCGAACGTGTTCCTTTCTCCGGCGCGCAGCGGTAACGGTCGCCAACAGCCGATTGGTGGGGCTTTCCTTGTGGCTCCCCGTGTCGAAAGCATTGGTGCGAAAATTCAGATTCGCCTTGCTGACGTTTTGCCGGGATGGCCGTACAAGTTCCAGAATATGGATCACTGGAAAAATGAAGTAAAATCGGTCATCAACGACAAGCTTAAATCAAACAACAAGAATTTTGACGGTTACGAAATCTGGAACGAGCCGAATGACACTTGGAAATCGAATATCGACTTCAATTCCGGTCTCTGGAAACAGACTTACGATTTGATTCGGCAGATGGACCCTGGTGCAAAGATTATCGGCCCTTCGTACTCATTCTACCACGCTTCGCAAATGGAAGCGTTTATCAAGTATTGTGCACAGAATAACTGCTTGCCCGATGTCGTGAGCTGGCACCAGTGGGGGAGTGGTGGCTTTGTTGGAGCTGTCGAAACCTACCGCGCGCTTGAAAAAAAGTATAACGTGACTCCGCGTCCGCTGAGCATCAACGAATATTCTTCGACGGAGCATTCCGAAGAAGGTTGCCCGGGTTTGTCGGTGCCGTTTATTGCAAAGTTTGAACGTCATGGCGTCGAAAGCGCAATGATTTCCTGGTGGTTTGTGCCGCTTCCAGGTCGTTTGGGGAGCCTTCTCACCAAGGACAATGAACGTGGTGGCGGCTGGTGGCTTTATAAGTGGTATGGCGACATGAGCGGTTACATGGCTAAAGTGACCCCGCCGAACGACAAGAGCGATGGCGTGGACGGTTTTGCCGCTCTCGACAAGAAGAAGGGCTTTGCAAGTATCGTGCTTGGCGGCAACACCAAGGGCGATGTGAATGTGAATATTTCGGGCATCCCTGCAGAATTTGGCAGTCAGGTAAATGTCTCTGTTGAATATGTTGTATGGGAAAATAAGGACAAGGCGGTTCCTTCGACCACGACTGTATCAAATAAGGATTACGATGTTAGTGGCGGAAAGATTACGGTGCCTGTAAATATCACGAATACAAAGTATGGCTATCGTGTGTATATCACGCCGATTATTCCGCAAGCCCCTTACAAGGATACGGCTATGGAGATTCCTGGTAAAGTCGAAGTCGAAAATTACGATGTAGGCGGTTCGGGCAAGGCTTATCTTGATTTGGATGATGACAACAAGGGTGGTGAATATCGCGAAGACGCTGTTGATATCGTGAAGGCCGGCAATGGCTATGCCGTTGGTTACACGCAAGAGGGCGAATGGCTTGAGTACACTGTGAAAGTTGCTGAAAAAGAAGATTATGCGGTTTCAGTCCGCTATGCGACTTCTTCGGAAAATACGGGCATGAAGCTGTATGTCGATGGCAAGGTCGCCTTGGACAATGTCGCGTTCCCGCAAGGCGCGGACTGGGAAACGTATTCGACGGTCGCTGCCGGGAAGGTGAGTCTTTCGGCGGGCGAACATGTGCTCAAGCTTGAAATTGTCGGAAACTACGTCAATATCGACTGGCTGAACTTTGAAAGCGAAAAGACGATTGCGATTGGAAAGCCTGCGATGCACGCTGTTCTGCATGAGGCTAGTTATGATGTGTTCGATATGCAAGGTCGCCTTGTTGCAAAATTGAAGGCGTTCGGCTCCGAAAGTTTGCGCTCAAAAATTTCAGCTACGGTGAAGCGCCCTGGAACCTACATTGCAAAGCCTCAAACGGGCGGAAAAATGTTGCGAATTTCGGTGAAATAG
- a CDS encoding co-chaperone YbbN: protein MIGFRKNLAMKVTIFVVSAVLAAGASEDIKIVKINDDNFEKEILHSKKPVILEVSSTSCPPCLVMIPTLIGIAKNYSDIKIASIGIDEPNIEKIKNTLPIQAFPTFFFIKDGRIINQRVGVVKEPELLSALDYTPKPSAAQKAKNKSKKKNAHKNLVCKVDGQFNGLKNLVTISFVFGDSEIENVDIVTDVFVPPEQFDKRDQMMEHIRASGKGEVTPTMTGFQMHIDNDCRFMKAMDMKRTSTYGEMRAGLELQGFTCK, encoded by the coding sequence ATGATCGGTTTTAGAAAAAATTTGGCGATGAAGGTCACTATCTTTGTTGTGTCTGCGGTTCTCGCGGCAGGGGCATCCGAAGATATTAAAATCGTTAAAATCAACGATGATAATTTTGAAAAGGAAATTCTGCATTCCAAGAAGCCTGTGATTCTTGAAGTCTCGTCAACGAGCTGCCCACCGTGCCTTGTCATGATTCCGACGCTTATCGGTATTGCGAAAAATTACAGCGATATCAAGATTGCGTCTATCGGGATTGACGAGCCTAATATCGAGAAAATCAAGAATACGCTCCCGATTCAGGCGTTTCCGACGTTCTTTTTCATCAAGGACGGTCGCATTATCAACCAGCGCGTGGGCGTCGTCAAGGAGCCTGAACTTCTGAGCGCTTTGGATTACACCCCAAAGCCAAGTGCTGCGCAAAAGGCGAAGAACAAATCGAAAAAGAAGAATGCGCACAAGAATCTTGTCTGCAAGGTTGATGGCCAGTTCAATGGACTCAAGAATCTTGTGACGATTTCGTTTGTGTTCGGCGATTCAGAAATTGAGAATGTCGATATCGTGACGGATGTGTTTGTGCCGCCGGAACAGTTTGACAAGCGCGACCAAATGATGGAACATATCCGTGCAAGTGGCAAGGGCGAGGTGACCCCGACGATGACGGGTTTCCAGATGCATATCGACAACGATTGCCGGTTTATGAAGGCTATGGACATGAAGCGCACTTCGACTTACGGCGAAATGCGCGCTGGGCTTGAATTGCAAGGTTTTACTTGCAAGTAG
- a CDS encoding PIN domain-containing protein, with protein sequence MKVLLDTNIIIHREASHVENQDIGTLFKWLDRTHCEKIVHSKSIEKILKNKNATTVKSFKAKIQNYEILQNPSPIAEEVLVVSKKMDTTENDSVDTILLNEVFCDRVDLLITEDKKIHAKAAALNISDKVFNIDRFLEKVFSENPELVNYKVLNVQKVPFGKIDLNDPFFQSLKDDYEGFDKWFLRKYDEAAYITINSNNGKLLSFLYVKKEDESENYADITPPLPPKKRLKVGTFKVISNGFRLGERFLKIIFDNALKNKVEEIYVTIFDRTDEQKRLIALMEKWGFVYWEKKGGERVYVRDFNPNFFIEDVCKTYPYISKNRDTFIVPIYPDYHTELLPDSILNTESPSDFVEDSPHRNSISKVYVSRAYEPHPKIGDLLVFYRTGGLYKSVITTIGIVTEIKENFSNKEEFVTYCSKGSVFPEKELEKMWDYRHQRPFVVSFLYVYSFPNRINMSKLIDMGIFNGVNDAPRGFRLISKNQFESILKETASEGRFIVD encoded by the coding sequence ATGAAGGTCTTGCTAGATACAAACATCATCATTCACAGAGAAGCTAGTCATGTAGAGAACCAGGATATCGGCACTCTCTTCAAATGGCTAGATCGCACCCACTGCGAAAAAATCGTCCATTCTAAATCAATCGAAAAAATTCTCAAGAACAAAAACGCCACAACCGTTAAGTCATTCAAGGCAAAAATTCAGAACTACGAAATTCTGCAAAATCCTTCGCCTATTGCAGAAGAGGTCCTCGTCGTGTCCAAAAAGATGGACACAACCGAAAATGACTCCGTAGACACCATTTTGCTTAACGAAGTCTTCTGCGATCGTGTTGACTTGCTAATTACCGAAGACAAAAAGATTCATGCAAAAGCTGCCGCTCTAAATATTTCAGATAAAGTCTTCAACATAGACCGCTTCCTAGAAAAGGTTTTCTCCGAGAATCCGGAATTGGTCAACTACAAGGTCTTGAATGTTCAAAAGGTTCCTTTTGGAAAGATTGATTTGAACGACCCCTTCTTTCAGTCCTTAAAAGATGATTATGAGGGTTTCGATAAATGGTTTCTGCGGAAATATGACGAAGCCGCTTATATTACCATAAATTCGAACAACGGAAAATTGCTCTCATTCCTTTATGTCAAGAAAGAAGATGAATCGGAAAACTACGCCGACATCACGCCTCCGTTGCCGCCCAAGAAGCGCTTAAAGGTCGGGACTTTCAAAGTTATTAGTAACGGTTTTAGACTTGGCGAAAGATTTTTGAAGATAATCTTTGACAACGCCTTAAAAAACAAGGTCGAAGAAATCTATGTAACGATTTTCGATAGGACCGACGAGCAGAAGCGGTTAATTGCCCTTATGGAAAAGTGGGGCTTTGTCTATTGGGAGAAGAAGGGCGGCGAGAGAGTATATGTTCGTGACTTCAACCCGAATTTTTTCATAGAAGATGTTTGCAAGACCTATCCCTACATTTCAAAAAATCGCGATACATTTATAGTCCCCATTTATCCCGACTACCATACGGAACTGCTACCCGACTCCATTCTCAATACGGAATCGCCGAGCGATTTTGTGGAAGATTCGCCCCATCGGAATAGTATTTCGAAGGTGTATGTATCGCGAGCCTATGAACCGCACCCCAAGATTGGGGACCTTCTTGTGTTCTATCGAACGGGTGGATTATACAAAAGCGTCATTACCACAATCGGTATTGTAACTGAAATTAAGGAAAATTTCAGCAATAAAGAAGAATTTGTTACTTACTGCAGCAAGGGTAGCGTATTCCCAGAGAAAGAACTCGAGAAAATGTGGGATTATCGCCATCAAAGACCTTTTGTGGTGAGCTTTCTTTATGTATATTCTTTCCCAAATAGAATAAACATGAGCAAGTTGATTGACATGGGCATCTTTAACGGAGTCAATGACGCACCCCGCGGTTTTAGGTTAATTTCTAAAAACCAGTTTGAAAGCATTTTAAAGGAGACCGCCAGTGAAGGCCGTTTTATTGTCGATTAA
- a CDS encoding DNA cytosine methyltransferase — protein sequence MPKKKLHITIGTSFSGIGAPEQALKKLGVNEKILFAGDIDPFCKQAFFANYQISESDWHSDVRNFSATRFAGQLDLFVGGSPCQSFSVMGKRKGLEEARGTLFYEYARIVSEAKPKVFIYENVTGMLNHDHGQTWNVISGIFDSLGYDWKLWVLNAKDFGLPQNRRRIFVIGFEKKYKEWFNKLKEPEKINLNEDMKFFLDKSVPNKYYLPEKGFNRVIDPNQSKHVALNGKIARCQVACQQYNWFGDMRFESQIPKRIEDDPRIYKGVYQGTRGIARTLTPRECLRLMGFPEDFKIVVNDMQTYRQAGNSMAVNVMENVIKSILKTGIFGDFR from the coding sequence ATGCCTAAAAAAAAATTGCATATTACAATTGGAACTAGTTTTAGTGGAATTGGAGCACCTGAACAAGCGCTAAAGAAATTGGGTGTAAACGAAAAAATTTTATTCGCAGGAGATATTGATCCTTTTTGTAAACAAGCCTTTTTTGCCAATTATCAAATAAGTGAATCTGATTGGCATTCTGATGTTCGTAATTTTTCAGCAACACGTTTTGCAGGTCAATTGGATTTATTTGTTGGAGGGAGTCCATGTCAATCCTTTTCTGTAATGGGAAAAAGAAAAGGGTTAGAAGAAGCTCGAGGTACACTTTTTTATGAGTACGCAAGAATTGTATCAGAAGCAAAGCCAAAAGTTTTTATATATGAAAATGTCACAGGGATGTTAAATCATGATCATGGACAAACATGGAATGTAATTTCAGGAATATTTGACAGTCTTGGATATGATTGGAAACTTTGGGTTTTGAATGCTAAAGATTTCGGTCTTCCGCAGAATCGTAGGCGCATTTTTGTAATCGGATTTGAAAAAAAATACAAAGAATGGTTTAATAAGTTAAAGGAACCTGAAAAAATAAACTTAAATGAGGATATGAAATTTTTTTTGGATAAATCGGTACCTAATAAGTACTATTTACCAGAAAAAGGCTTTAACCGTGTTATTGATCCAAATCAATCTAAACATGTTGCTTTAAATGGCAAAATTGCACGGTGTCAAGTAGCCTGTCAACAATACAATTGGTTTGGCGATATGCGTTTTGAATCCCAAATTCCCAAACGTATTGAAGACGATCCAAGAATTTACAAAGGGGTTTATCAGGGAACACGAGGCATAGCGAGGACGTTAACGCCACGAGAATGTTTACGATTAATGGGTTTTCCTGAAGATTTCAAAATTGTAGTAAACGACATGCAGACATACCGACAAGCTGGAAATTCAATGGCTGTAAATGTTATGGAAAATGTTATAAAAAGTATCCTAAAGACCGGAATATTTGGAGATTTTAGATGA
- a CDS encoding DNA cytosine methyltransferase, translated as MKNILKVASVFSGIGAPEFALKRSGIPHKLVFACDNGEIDLLKSDEEILENLKGLSFSERRTYIASLLPKRTNHVKKSFLANYDLDEKHFHHNVKLLDGTEYKNKVDLFIGGSPCQSFTLLGYQKGLEEARGTLFYEFARLIKEIEPKAFIYENVQGLVKHDGGKTWDVVQRVFASLGYTIHYQIMDAVNYGIPQKRRRIFVVGFKRGGENFEFPPIKELNYTLQDFLLENTPEGNFTSNNGEICIKHAKGEIPEKYYLSEKILPGILSEGSGGFSMKPEIDLKIARPLMRTMHKMHRAGEDNYVTTNGRIRRLIPRECLRLMGFTDDFKQVVSDCQMYQQAGNSMVVDVMMALIKEVKRNIKI; from the coding sequence ATGAAAAACATATTGAAGGTCGCATCAGTTTTTAGTGGAATTGGAGCTCCAGAGTTTGCTCTTAAAAGAAGCGGTATTCCGCATAAACTTGTATTTGCATGTGATAACGGAGAAATTGATTTATTAAAGTCTGATGAAGAAATTCTTGAAAACCTAAAGGGATTATCGTTCTCAGAAAGGCGAACTTACATAGCTTCCCTTTTACCCAAAAGAACAAATCATGTAAAAAAATCTTTCTTAGCAAATTATGATCTCGACGAAAAGCATTTTCATCATAATGTAAAGTTACTTGACGGAACTGAATACAAAAATAAAGTTGATTTATTTATTGGAGGGAGTCCTTGTCAAAGTTTCACACTATTAGGATACCAAAAAGGATTAGAAGAAGCTCGCGGAACTTTATTTTATGAATTTGCAAGATTGATTAAAGAAATAGAACCTAAAGCCTTTATATATGAAAATGTTCAGGGACTTGTAAAACATGATGGTGGCAAAACTTGGGATGTTGTCCAACGAGTATTCGCATCTTTGGGCTATACAATCCATTATCAAATTATGGACGCTGTAAACTATGGAATTCCTCAAAAAAGACGTCGTATTTTTGTAGTAGGTTTTAAAAGAGGTGGGGAAAATTTCGAATTTCCCCCAATTAAGGAATTAAATTACACTCTTCAAGACTTTTTGCTGGAAAACACACCTGAAGGAAATTTCACATCAAATAATGGCGAAATTTGTATTAAGCATGCAAAAGGTGAAATTCCAGAAAAATATTATTTATCAGAAAAAATTTTACCCGGAATTTTAAGTGAAGGTTCTGGAGGATTTTCTATGAAGCCAGAAATCGACCTAAAAATAGCCCGCCCATTGATGCGCACGATGCATAAAATGCATCGTGCGGGAGAAGATAATTACGTAACAACAAACGGTAGAATTCGGCGGCTTATACCAAGAGAATGTCTGCGACTGATGGGATTCACAGACGATTTCAAGCAAGTCGTATCAGATTGTCAAATGTATCAACAAGCAGGTAATTCTATGGTAGTCGACGTTATGATGGCTCTAATAAAGGAAGTTAAAAGGAATATCAAAATATGA
- a CDS encoding AAA family ATPase produces MSEQFDLNIAGHSATLKIEPTGSKDTGIFFPPELIDFLGGMENLSFIIYKDDCIAAMASIIASLPLYSNKGGEKISHDSPSEVCSSYMKMINEFFGQNKTTIYKDFKPSETTQSRRYLYGLDKGNFSIRKFLIANYSTLSFLKDDKNQFHLRIKTNVVQFKQNPLPEGNAAIDIDDVRVNFQAPQNQLIKQKIIFGAPGTGKSHQLEEYCKTYFCDSEISNSAEEIGKRYERATFYPNYSFAQFVGTYKPVQNTEKGKESEILYKYIPGPFLRILVKALQNPEQNFLLIIEEINRANVAAVFGDVFQLLDRKNGVSEYPIAASEDIKKYLKDNGIDHCDELRIPNNMYIWATMNSADQGVFPMDTAFKRRWEFEYIGINEKEDDMKNYEIPMQKKEESSREWMNWNELRHKINDRLTDLKINEDKLLGPYFISEEKLKLVEGRKVENAEEFVKFFKSKVLMYLFEDAVKMRPRDLFDENTISRLRFSDICEKFDEIGQRIFNFTK; encoded by the coding sequence ATGAGTGAACAATTTGATCTAAATATTGCAGGACATAGCGCAACATTAAAAATAGAACCAACTGGTTCTAAGGATACAGGCATTTTCTTTCCACCAGAATTAATAGATTTTTTGGGAGGAATGGAAAACTTGTCTTTTATCATTTACAAGGATGATTGTATAGCAGCAATGGCAAGCATTATTGCATCCTTGCCATTATATTCGAATAAAGGCGGAGAAAAGATAAGTCATGATTCTCCATCTGAAGTTTGTTCATCTTATATGAAAATGATAAATGAATTCTTTGGTCAGAATAAAACAACCATATACAAAGATTTCAAGCCATCAGAAACTACACAGTCCCGTAGATATCTTTACGGACTTGACAAGGGTAATTTTTCCATACGAAAATTTTTAATTGCAAACTATTCAACACTTTCTTTTTTAAAGGATGATAAGAATCAATTTCATTTAAGAATAAAAACAAATGTAGTTCAATTCAAGCAAAATCCGTTGCCAGAAGGGAACGCCGCTATCGATATTGATGACGTTAGAGTAAATTTCCAAGCACCGCAAAATCAGTTGATTAAGCAAAAAATTATTTTTGGCGCACCCGGAACGGGAAAATCTCATCAGCTAGAGGAATATTGTAAAACCTATTTCTGCGACAGTGAGATATCTAATAGTGCTGAGGAAATTGGGAAACGTTATGAACGTGCTACTTTTTACCCCAATTATAGCTTCGCTCAGTTCGTCGGAACATATAAGCCTGTTCAAAATACTGAAAAAGGAAAGGAATCTGAGATTCTGTATAAGTATATCCCGGGGCCGTTCTTGCGAATCCTAGTAAAGGCACTGCAAAATCCTGAACAAAATTTTCTTCTCATTATTGAAGAAATCAATCGAGCTAACGTTGCTGCTGTTTTTGGAGATGTATTCCAACTTCTTGACCGTAAAAATGGCGTCAGTGAATACCCTATTGCCGCAAGTGAAGATATCAAGAAATACTTAAAAGACAACGGAATTGACCATTGTGATGAGTTGAGAATCCCCAACAACATGTATATCTGGGCAACAATGAACAGTGCCGACCAGGGAGTATTCCCTATGGATACTGCATTCAAACGCCGTTGGGAATTCGAGTACATTGGTATCAACGAGAAAGAAGACGATATGAAGAATTACGAAATACCAATGCAAAAAAAAGAAGAAAGTTCTCGTGAATGGATGAACTGGAATGAACTCCGTCATAAAATAAATGATAGGTTGACAGATCTAAAAATCAACGAAGACAAATTGCTTGGTCCCTATTTTATTTCTGAAGAAAAACTGAAGTTAGTTGAAGGTAGAAAAGTAGAAAATGCTGAAGAATTTGTAAAATTCTTCAAGAGCAAGGTGCTGATGTACCTCTTTGAAGATGCTGTAAAGATGCGTCCTAGAGACCTTTTTGATGAAAATACAATTAGCAGGTTACGATTCTCGGATATCTGCGAAAAGTTCGATGAAATCGGTCAAAGAATTTTCAATTTTACCAAATGA
- a CDS encoding LlaJI family restriction endonuclease → MTEEKPSLFQELKRYTPREIRELLGCTSENVKAYINTLRKYGIVKIVKNESLDFADLNNDDLVIADSAEEVLGACYKFDFVGVVAVKNKVILCYPKYTSSTDEKKIRDELKLAIKAIRKYDSKGELVHLHNRDDKGEYNKLALSLHILQDYFENGVYTNIQEIIETNGEGEIDWDRTINETFAYIKNNRPYYLELKTRLSQNDDLDYFKRLHECIVTQCSKYLKELDVLDFFDIPEVLLSESDLKDFGDTDYILYRLEREIANQFVTKKQNLLKTLYTFVATSGTSSQENSYSLYGTNCMNLIWEKACGQIFGNIHDQVESEIKKPQWYLNGGHYETKSLIPDIITKCEINDRNVFCILDGKYYLVKTSENISGNPGVQDVVKQFAYHESFHDYLCEQNCKCVFNAFLFPLFDADGSPEKEILIRGFVTMLKWGVEQLVPIYLVFLKPEFVWMNYINGSIQKPALIEAMKRIRLEDVFRNVLKYPDTLQYME, encoded by the coding sequence ATGACAGAAGAAAAACCATCCCTATTTCAAGAATTGAAACGGTACACCCCAAGAGAGATTAGGGAACTTTTGGGATGTACCTCTGAAAATGTAAAAGCTTACATAAACACACTACGAAAATACGGAATCGTAAAGATTGTCAAGAACGAAAGTCTAGATTTTGCAGACTTGAATAATGACGACCTTGTTATAGCGGATTCTGCAGAAGAGGTGTTGGGAGCATGCTACAAATTTGATTTTGTAGGCGTAGTTGCTGTAAAAAATAAGGTGATTCTCTGCTATCCTAAATACACCTCAAGTACTGATGAAAAAAAAATTCGAGATGAATTGAAATTGGCAATAAAAGCCATTCGCAAATATGATTCTAAAGGCGAATTGGTTCATTTGCATAATAGAGACGATAAAGGCGAGTATAACAAATTGGCCTTGTCATTGCATATTTTGCAGGATTATTTCGAGAATGGCGTTTATACGAATATTCAAGAAATTATAGAAACTAATGGCGAAGGAGAAATCGATTGGGATCGAACGATTAACGAAACATTCGCCTACATCAAGAACAATCGTCCTTATTATCTTGAACTAAAAACACGCTTATCACAAAACGATGATTTAGATTATTTCAAGCGATTGCATGAATGTATCGTTACGCAATGCTCCAAATATCTCAAAGAATTAGATGTATTAGATTTCTTTGACATACCGGAAGTTCTTTTAAGCGAATCGGATTTGAAAGACTTTGGCGATACGGACTATATTCTTTACCGTTTGGAACGAGAAATAGCAAATCAGTTTGTCACAAAGAAACAGAACCTACTAAAAACGCTATATACATTTGTCGCCACATCTGGAACGAGTTCGCAGGAAAATTCTTATAGTCTTTATGGCACTAACTGCATGAACTTGATTTGGGAAAAAGCCTGCGGACAGATATTTGGGAACATTCATGATCAAGTCGAATCAGAAATAAAGAAACCTCAATGGTACTTGAACGGCGGTCATTATGAAACAAAATCTCTAATTCCGGATATCATAACCAAATGTGAAATTAATGACAGGAATGTATTTTGCATACTAGATGGGAAATATTATCTGGTTAAAACGTCCGAGAATATTTCAGGAAATCCCGGCGTCCAAGATGTTGTAAAGCAATTCGCCTACCATGAATCTTTCCACGATTACCTTTGCGAACAGAATTGCAAATGTGTTTTTAATGCTTTCTTATTTCCACTTTTTGATGCAGATGGTTCTCCAGAAAAGGAAATTCTTATCCGCGGTTTTGTGACTATGCTAAAATGGGGCGTTGAACAACTTGTCCCAATATATCTTGTTTTCTTAAAGCCTGAGTTCGTGTGGATGAATTATATTAACGGATCCATTCAGAAGCCGGCGCTGATCGAAGCGATGAAACGCATTCGATTAGAAGATGTTTTTAGAAATGTGTTGAAATATCCAGATACCTTGCAGTATATGGAATAA